The Medicago truncatula cultivar Jemalong A17 chromosome 4, MtrunA17r5.0-ANR, whole genome shotgun sequence genome includes a region encoding these proteins:
- the LOC25493601 gene encoding bax inhibitor 1, which translates to LSILGLNKCLHCILSAFKCLTTFVATSLAFACFSAAALVARRREYLYLGGLLSSGLSILMWLHFASSVLLAGLQLYFGLLVFVGYVVVDTQEIIERSQNAPILH; encoded by the exons TTATCGATTCTAGGTTTAAATAAATGCCTTCATTGCATTTTAAGTGCTTTTAAATGCCTTACCACGTTTGTGGCAACTTCCTTGGCCTTTGCATGTTTCTCAGCAGCAGCTTTGGTTGCAAGGCGTAGGGAGTATCTCTACCTTGGTGGCTTGCTTTCTTCTGGGTTGTCTATTCTTATGTGGTTGCATTTTGCTTCCTCT GTCTTGCTTGCTGGTTTGCAGTTGTATTTTGGGCTTTTGGTGTTTGTGGGTTATGTTGTAGTAGACACccaagaaataattgaaaggaGCCAAAATGCTCCTATACTACACTGA
- the LOC25493602 gene encoding vesicle-associated protein 2-1 yields the protein MAATIGNSFISITPPELRFQFELERQSFCDLNVLNKTEYFIAFKVKTTSPTKYFVRPNTGVIHPRESCIIRVTLQAQREYPPGMQFRDKFLIQTTTVDPNTDVDDLPSDTFNKDSGRLTEELKLRVVYVSPTSPQGSTRDDTVTNSTQNLDTSSSQALQQLKEERDASVRQARHLQQELDMLKRRRNRRSDPGFSFTFAMFVGLIGFLFGLLLKLSLSSPPTQ from the exons ATGGCGGCTACTATTGGAAATTCATTCATCTCCATCACTCCTCCCGAGCTTCGTTTTCAAT TTGAGTTGGAGAGGCAATCATTTTGCGATCttaatgttttgaataagaCAGAGTACTTCATTGCTTTTAAG GTGAAGACCACTTCACCGACTAAGTACTTTGTACGACCTAACACTGGTGTTATACATCCTAGGGAATCGTGCATCATTAGAG tCACCCTCCAAGCCCAACGAGAATATCCTCCTGGCATGCAATTTAGAGATAAGTTTCTCATACAAACTACAACAGTGGATCCAAACACCGATGTTGATGATCTTCCGTCGGATACT TTTAATAAGGATAGTGGAAGGTTAACAGAAGAGTTGAAACTAAGAGTTGTATATGTCTCTCCTACCTCACCTCAAGGAAGCACAAGAGATGATACAGTGACAAACTCCACACAAAATCTTGATACTTCTTCG AGTCAAGCCCTACAACAATTGAAGGAGGAAAGAGATGCCTCTGTCAGACAAGCACGGCATCTGCAACAGGAACTG GACATGCTGAAAAGGCGAAGAAATCGTAGAAGTGATCCGGGCTTTTCCTTCACCTTTGCCATGTTTGTGGGCCTTATTGGATTCTTGTTTGGTTTGCTTTTGAAACTTTCATTGTCTTCACCACCTACACAATGA